DNA sequence from the Candidatus Schekmanbacteria bacterium genome:
ATAAACCATCTTCTGCTTTCTGAAATTCCAATCGGCTGAAGCCCTGAAACATATTCCATTCCAAACTTTTCTTTCATCATTTTTGCATAAAATCTTCCTCCTGAACCGCATAAAACTGCATTTATTATTGCAGAAGATGATTTACGAATTTCTTCAATTGATGAATAATAAGGAATAAAACGCACTGAAATACCTGCCATTGAAAGGACTCTTTTTATTTCTTCCATATCATTTTTAGTTATTGATGCCATATTTATAACATTTACAAGTTGTGGAACTTTTTCTTCCTTTTCTACTAATGACATAAGCTGACTATATGCAAAATGGTATCCCTTTTTCCAGTTTAACCCTTTGATACCGGCGCAATTGATTGCTTTTACTTTTTTCCCTGTTCGCTTTTGGACATTTTTAACAACAGACTCTACATCATCACCTATAATTGCAGTAGAGCAAGTGCTGAAAACCCAGACGACTTCAGGTTTGAGACGGTTATGGATTTCCAATATTGCATTGAAGAGCTTTTCTTCTGCGCCAAAGACAATATCATCTTCGACAATCTTTGTGGTAAATGCTCTATTTTCAAAGGGATTGCATAATTCAGTTGAAATTTCACGGATGTCTTTATAAAGGAAGGATACGACATTCCGATGCATTGAGCATCCAGAAGGCCCATGGACAAGGCAAACTCCCCCTTTTATCCGATACAGCATAGTATATGCCGCATACATAGGGCACAAAGTAACGAGAGGGCTTTGAAGGGACTGACAATTAGAAAGGTTTGATACTTTTTTGTTTTTTATTTCTTCAAAAAAATCTTTAGCGGTACCGGAAAAACATTTAGTTTCCGTTGGGTTTAAATTTATTCCACATTCAACTCTGTTATTCATAGCATAACCTAAGTCTGAGAATTTCAGAAATTTACAGTTATCTGCTTTTAGTCAGAATTAAAAAATAGTCAACAAAGAGAAGAATGGAATAGGATTTAACATTGTTTTATGCTCTACCAAAAATTAGGCAAGCTGAATAACATCAAGCCGTTGACATTTCTACTTTGCCTTTACAATCGCTAATCTATTCGTTGACTTGCCAGCTTATTTCAGTTAGATTTAATATACAATCTAAAAATAGAAGGTGAGATTATGTTTGGACTTGACTCTTCTCTTATCCCGGAAGGGAGTGTATTGTTTCTGGTTCTAAAAGCCGGATTGGTGGTAAAAATTGTAATCTTAATATTATTATTGATGTCAATAATATCATGGGCAATTATCTTTTCCAAAAGCGTCACTTATAGAAGGGCGGCAAAAGAAACTGAAAAGTTTCAAGAATATTTTTGGAAAAGCAGGGATCTGAATAGTGTTGATGATAATATTTTACAGTTCAAATATTCTCCTGTTGCTCAGGTATTTCACACTGGCTATCAGGAGTTTCGAAAAATAAATGGACAAAAAAATTCGTCCGCCCAAGATGAAAAAGATAATACAGTCTCTCCAAGAGGAATGATTGCCGGCAGTGCAGATGGAATCGATAACATAAGCAGGGCATTAAGGCGGGCAACTGTTTCAGAGATTACTAAACTTGAAAGTGCGCTTACTTTCCTTGCTACGACAGGAAGCACAGCTCCCTTTATAGGTCTTTTTGGTACTGTATGGGGCATTATGACTTCATTCCATGGGATAGGATTAAAAGGGTCAGCTTCTCTTGCAGTAGTTGCGCCTGGAATTTCAGAAGCATTGATTGCAACAGCTATCGGTTTGGTTGCGGCAATACCGGCAGTAGTTGCCTATAATTATCTTTTGCGGCGAGTAAGAGTTTTTTCCAGCCAGATGGACAATTTTTCCTCTGATTTTCTGAATATCATTAAAAGATATCTTATGCAGGATTCAGGAAGGCAGTAATTATGGAGCCAATGAAATCTGAGATGTCAACTTTGTCGGATATCAATGTTACTCCCTTTGTGGATGTAATGCTCGTACTTCTTGTCATTTTTATGGTTACAGCTCCTATGCTTTTTCAAGGTGTCGATGTTGATCTTCCGGAGGCAAATTCAAAACAAAATGTTGAGTTGAGTAATGAGGAATTGATATTAACGATTACCGCAAATAAAACTATCCTTCTAAATAAAGAACCTGTTTCTCTTAAAGATTTACCTTCAAAACTGCGAGAATTATCAGAAAAGAAGAATGCTAAGAACCTTTATCTTCGTTCAGATAAAAATGTGCCTTATGGTTTCGTAGTAAAGATAATGGCCGCAGCAAGAAGAGCTGGTATATCGCGGTTGGGAATGGTAACTGAGGAGGAACAGGAAGGCATTGAATAATGAAAGATAAAAGAAATGCCTGCGCTAAAAATAGAGAAGAAATACATCTTTGTATCATTTATAATCCATTCTTTGGTGCTTTTGTTGTTAGTATGGTTTTCTGATTTTGGTTCACGTCTCTATATTCCTGTTGATGCTATATATGTGGATATTGTCCAACAACCTAAACCTGTTATCAAGGCAGTTGCAAAGAAAGAAATAGACAAGATTGAGAGGAAACTTGATGTAAAAGAAAAGAAAATTGAAAAAAAAGACTTGATGAAAAATGTAAAAAAAGAAGCCAAAAAAAAGATAGTACCTCCCCAAAAAAAAGCAGCTGTAAAGAAAATCGTGCCGCCGAATCCCCAAAAAAAATTGCCGCATAAGGAAAAAAATGAAACAAGGGCTCCACAGGAAGAAAAAAAATATTCTACTGAAGAGGATTTCAAGAAAATGATGGAAAGCATCGAGAGTATTTCAAAGGAAGTTGAAAACAAGAGAATAGCGGAAAAGAAAAGAGCAATCGCATTGCGTACGAGCAGGGAATTGAAAGGCAGTATCGAAGATATGAGATTTCGCCTATATTATGACAGAATTTGGTTTAAGATAAAAGAATCTTGGATTCTTCCAGATATTCCGGAGGTTGATGAAAGCAAATTAACTGCAATTGTTTTAATCAAGATTAGAAAAGACGGTGAGATAATTGAGAGAAGTTTTGAAAAGCGTTCAGGAAATTATATTTTTGACAATTCTGCAATGAAGGCAATTATCAAGGCGAATCCATTACCTCCTGTGCCTGAGGGATTAGCAGACGATATATTAGAAGTAGGGGTGAGGTTTATACCGGAATGAAGAATAAGAACAGAGAATTTTTGAAAAGAGCGATTTTGTTTTTTATCTTTCTATTTTTATCCTTTAATACAGTATTAGTGAAGGCGAAGGTTTATATCGATATCAATTCCCCTTTTCTGAGGAAGATACCTGTCATCATTGGAGGATATATTTTAGATGATGAAGAATCGAGCAAAAAACTTAGAGAAGAGACAACTGCGGTGCTGAAAGATGACTTGGATTATTCTGGTTATTTTGATGTCAAAGAAATCCTTTATTTTAAAACAGTATTGGAGAAGGAGAATTTCCAGAAACTACCTGAAGACATTGATGCATCCATCTATATAAACAGTAAAATTACATATCAGAACAATATATTGACTGTAGAATTTCGTCTTTATGATGTAGTGGAAAAGAAATTTGTTTTAGGACGCAGGTATCGTGGAAGGGCAGAGGATGTAAGAAGAATCTCTCATCGCTTTGCTGACCAAATATTAGAGAAAGTAACTGGTGTAAGAGGTCCTTTTGAATCAAAAATTGCCTATATATCTGAAACAAAGGGTAAAAAAAGACTTATCGTTTCTGATTATGATGGTTCAAACAAAAAGGTAGTAAGAGAAAACAATACAATCATTGCTTCACCTGTATGGTCTCGCGATGGCAAAAAACTTGCATATACATCTTACAGAAGCGGTAAGCCGTCTCTTTATATCGCAGATTTCAGCACCGGCAAAGAGAAAAGAATTCCTCTTCCGGGCACTTTGCCATTGGCAGGAGATTGGTCGCCATCGGGAAATAAATTGGCGATAACAATAACGATTGACGGCAATCCTGATATCTATATTTTAAATTTGGATAGTAATAAGATAGAAAAAATCATTTCAAGCAGATATATAGATGTTTCCCCATCCTTTTCACCTGATGGAACAAAAATTGCTTTTACATCAAACAGGCATGGAAGTCCGCAGATTTTTGTCAGTGACTTGAATGGTAGAAACATAAGAAGAGTGTCGTATGAAGGAAGTTATAATGCTGATCCTGCATGGTCCCCTGAGGGTGACAAGATTGCATTTTCATCGAGAAATAATGGCAGATTTCACATTGCCGTCGTCAATCGCGACGGCACCGGTTTGCGTTATCTTACAGAAGGATTGGGCAATGATGAGGCTCCTTCATGGTCGCCTGATGGTAGATTTATTACTTTTACATCGAACAGAAATGGTATATATAAAATATATATAATGAGTTCGAATGGTACTAATCAAAAAAAGATTGGTGCTAAAATAGGAAAAGAAACAGAACCGCACTGGTCACTGAGAAAATCATATAGAGGAACCTTTTAATATGTGGGAGGAATAATATGTATTTGAAGAAAGAAAGTCGGTTGTTATTGTTTTTTATCATAGCATTGTCTTCTTTATTCCTTATTTCTTCTTGTGCAAAGAAAGAGGTTGTCAAAGAGACACCTTCACCTGCTCCTGAAACAAAGAAGGAGGAAGTTGCACCACCTCCGGAAGAGGTAAAAGAAGAAGCGCCCGTTGAAGCAGAAGAGGAGATAGATGAGGAGGCATTGAGAGAAGAACTTATCAAAAGGATTTCATCACAGATTGAAGATGTGTTCTTTGCTTTTGACAGATACGATCTATCAGAAATGGCAAAGAAGAAGCTTGAAAAAAATGCTGAAGTTTTGAAAAAGAATCCCTCTGTCAATGTGCTAATTGAAGGACACTGTGATGAAAGAGGCACCGTTGAATATAACCTCGTTCTTGGAGAAAAGAGAGCAAATGCAGCCAAGGAGTATCTTGTCAATCTTGGGGTGGATAGCAGCAGAATAGATACAATCAGCTATGGCGAAGAAAGGCCCTTTGATCCGGGGCATAATGAGATTGCTTGGGCAAAGAATAGGCGCGCTCATTTTGTTATTAAATAGAACGAGGCACAAGTTCTAAATTTTCATAAATAGAAACCAAAGCATAAAAAATGGTTCTGACAGGTGTATTTTATGAATAAAAGTTTTGAACAGATGGAAATGAAAATTTCCATATCATTTTTTATTTTTTCTTTAATCTTTTTCTTTACTGGATGCGCTTTGAAGCAGGATGTTGACCTTTTAAGAAAGGATGTCAAAGATATAGAAGAGCGTTTAGATAAAATAGAAAAGAAAATTTCTACACTCGATGCAGAAACCATATCAGCTCAATTTGAAGAAAAGATTTCTGATATCAGAAAAAGACAGGCAGAGTTTTCTGCAGATATAGAAAACTTGTCTGTGGATATAGCAGAGATTAAGGGAAAGATTACAAGCACAAAAAAAGATGATGAAAGTGAAAAAGAAATCAGGCAGGAGCTTCTAAATCTGAAATCGGAAATTAGAAACCTTTCAGAAAAGATTGCCTTCGTTAAGGAATCTGATAAAACCAAAGGTAAAAAAAAAGCAAAAAAGGATGAAAAGAAAGAATCTATAAAAACTGTAGCTGAAGAAGAATTGAAACAGATTCAATCTTTTTATGAATCTGCATATAGTGAGTATTTAAATG
Encoded proteins:
- the tolQ gene encoding protein TolQ: MFGLDSSLIPEGSVLFLVLKAGLVVKIVILILLLMSIISWAIIFSKSVTYRRAAKETEKFQEYFWKSRDLNSVDDNILQFKYSPVAQVFHTGYQEFRKINGQKNSSAQDEKDNTVSPRGMIAGSADGIDNISRALRRATVSEITKLESALTFLATTGSTAPFIGLFGTVWGIMTSFHGIGLKGSASLAVVAPGISEALIATAIGLVAAIPAVVAYNYLLRRVRVFSSQMDNFSSDFLNIIKRYLMQDSGRQ
- the tolR gene encoding protein TolR; this encodes MEPMKSEMSTLSDINVTPFVDVMLVLLVIFMVTAPMLFQGVDVDLPEANSKQNVELSNEELILTITANKTILLNKEPVSLKDLPSKLRELSEKKNAKNLYLRSDKNVPYGFVVKIMAAARRAGISRLGMVTEEEQEGIE
- a CDS encoding TonB family protein — its product is MPALKIEKKYIFVSFIIHSLVLLLLVWFSDFGSRLYIPVDAIYVDIVQQPKPVIKAVAKKEIDKIERKLDVKEKKIEKKDLMKNVKKEAKKKIVPPQKKAAVKKIVPPNPQKKLPHKEKNETRAPQEEKKYSTEEDFKKMMESIESISKEVENKRIAEKKRAIALRTSRELKGSIEDMRFRLYYDRIWFKIKESWILPDIPEVDESKLTAIVLIKIRKDGEIIERSFEKRSGNYIFDNSAMKAIIKANPLPPVPEGLADDILEVGVRFIPE
- the tolB gene encoding Tol-Pal system beta propeller repeat protein TolB, whose protein sequence is MKNKNREFLKRAILFFIFLFLSFNTVLVKAKVYIDINSPFLRKIPVIIGGYILDDEESSKKLREETTAVLKDDLDYSGYFDVKEILYFKTVLEKENFQKLPEDIDASIYINSKITYQNNILTVEFRLYDVVEKKFVLGRRYRGRAEDVRRISHRFADQILEKVTGVRGPFESKIAYISETKGKKRLIVSDYDGSNKKVVRENNTIIASPVWSRDGKKLAYTSYRSGKPSLYIADFSTGKEKRIPLPGTLPLAGDWSPSGNKLAITITIDGNPDIYILNLDSNKIEKIISSRYIDVSPSFSPDGTKIAFTSNRHGSPQIFVSDLNGRNIRRVSYEGSYNADPAWSPEGDKIAFSSRNNGRFHIAVVNRDGTGLRYLTEGLGNDEAPSWSPDGRFITFTSNRNGIYKIYIMSSNGTNQKKIGAKIGKETEPHWSLRKSYRGTF
- the pal gene encoding peptidoglycan-associated lipoprotein Pal — translated: MYLKKESRLLLFFIIALSSLFLISSCAKKEVVKETPSPAPETKKEEVAPPPEEVKEEAPVEAEEEIDEEALREELIKRISSQIEDVFFAFDRYDLSEMAKKKLEKNAEVLKKNPSVNVLIEGHCDERGTVEYNLVLGEKRANAAKEYLVNLGVDSSRIDTISYGEERPFDPGHNEIAWAKNRRAHFVIK
- the ybgF gene encoding tol-pal system protein YbgF; amino-acid sequence: MNKSFEQMEMKISISFFIFSLIFFFTGCALKQDVDLLRKDVKDIEERLDKIEKKISTLDAETISAQFEEKISDIRKRQAEFSADIENLSVDIAEIKGKITSTKKDDESEKEIRQELLNLKSEIRNLSEKIAFVKESDKTKGKKKAKKDEKKESIKTVAEEELKQIQSFYESAYSEYLNANYQESLQKFNDFIKKFPNSEYVPNAMYWIGECYYSQGKYKEAIAEFGKLIKKFPSSSKAPAAYLKIGYSFLKNNDKKSALNAFRVTIDKFPGTKEAENAKKMIMENQERK